The following proteins come from a genomic window of Rubinisphaera margarita:
- a CDS encoding glycosyltransferase family protein, with protein sequence MAKIFMSMSGEGRGHATRVRSLVERMRDRHQITLFAPGDAYRFLEPIYGAAEDVRLFEIPGLKFHYVNGKIRLFKTIREGFRFQATQLPSVMKLMTDEIREHDPDVLLTDFEPALPRAAARCGKPFLSMTHQHFLVACDLSSLPRSLRFFAWFIGLAVPMHYTRQQATIVSSFFPIPLRKSWKERATSLGPMIRPELREGAEAAGLLTGSEPQPADGEEPFLLSYLRKQTKEAALSELQKSPVPIKVYGLGVREPIGKLTFHEIHAERFVEDLIACRAIVSASGNQLLGECMFLGKPVLGLPEKWHHEQRINAHFLKQKGCGDFVTLETFQLKDLTNFLEHIEEYRTRIRATCLGNDGTDEAIAIIERHIPATLTGAANS encoded by the coding sequence ATGGCAAAAATCTTCATGAGCATGTCCGGCGAGGGCCGGGGTCATGCGACGCGAGTTCGCTCTCTGGTCGAGCGGATGCGGGATCGTCATCAGATCACGCTCTTTGCTCCCGGGGACGCTTATCGATTTCTCGAACCGATCTACGGTGCAGCCGAGGATGTCCGGCTCTTCGAGATTCCGGGGCTTAAGTTTCATTACGTGAACGGCAAGATCCGCCTGTTCAAGACGATCCGGGAAGGCTTCCGCTTTCAGGCCACGCAACTCCCTTCGGTCATGAAGCTGATGACCGACGAAATCCGCGAGCACGATCCTGACGTATTGCTGACCGATTTTGAACCGGCTCTCCCGCGAGCAGCGGCTCGGTGTGGAAAGCCGTTTCTGAGCATGACGCACCAGCATTTCCTGGTCGCCTGCGATCTGTCGAGCCTGCCTCGTTCCCTCCGGTTCTTCGCCTGGTTCATCGGACTGGCCGTGCCAATGCATTACACGCGGCAGCAGGCCACGATCGTTTCCTCGTTCTTCCCGATTCCATTACGAAAAAGCTGGAAAGAGCGGGCCACGTCCCTCGGCCCGATGATTCGCCCCGAACTTCGCGAAGGAGCGGAAGCGGCTGGCTTGCTGACCGGGAGCGAACCACAGCCAGCGGACGGGGAAGAACCCTTTTTGCTGTCCTACCTGCGGAAGCAGACTAAAGAAGCCGCTCTTTCCGAACTGCAGAAGTCGCCCGTTCCCATCAAGGTTTATGGGCTTGGCGTCCGAGAGCCAATCGGCAAACTGACGTTTCACGAGATTCATGCCGAACGATTCGTGGAAGATTTGATTGCCTGCCGCGCGATCGTGAGTGCTTCCGGGAATCAGTTGCTGGGCGAATGTATGTTCCTCGGCAAGCCCGTCCTGGGGCTGCCGGAAAAATGGCACCATGAGCAGCGGATCAATGCCCATTTCCTGAAACAGAAAGGCTGCGGCGACTTCGTGACGCTGGAAACATTCCAGCTCAAAGATCTGACGAATTTCCTGGAACACATCGAAGAATATCGAACGCGAATTCGAGCAACGTGTCTGGGGAATGACGGTACCGATGAAGCGATTGCCATCATCGAACGACATATTCCAGCCACTCTCACCGGAGCTGCGAACTCCTGA
- a CDS encoding HNH endonuclease, translating to MATAVLDRPTLVLNKSWQPVRVASAARCLIMLWNGTVKAVDPDDYQTYNWEDWSRLRPQSGDAVVQTVEQSILVPEVVVLQTYSKVPRQTVTFSRRNLFRRDEYQCQYCGCKPQSSDLTIDHVNPRSQGGGSSWENCVLACIKCNTRKGGRTPQQANMLLLKKAVRPRWTHLFSMPKHRASSWSKFISDAYWDVELQE from the coding sequence ATGGCGACTGCGGTTCTCGACCGGCCCACGCTGGTCCTCAATAAGTCGTGGCAACCAGTTCGAGTCGCTTCTGCGGCTCGATGTCTGATCATGTTGTGGAACGGCACCGTCAAGGCGGTCGATCCCGACGACTATCAGACCTACAACTGGGAAGACTGGTCGCGTTTGCGACCTCAGTCGGGCGACGCTGTCGTTCAGACGGTGGAACAGTCCATCCTCGTCCCCGAGGTGGTCGTGCTGCAGACCTACTCCAAAGTTCCCCGGCAGACGGTCACGTTCAGCCGGAGAAACCTGTTCCGTCGCGACGAATATCAGTGCCAGTACTGCGGCTGCAAGCCACAGAGTTCGGACCTGACGATCGACCACGTCAATCCTCGTTCGCAGGGCGGCGGATCGAGTTGGGAAAACTGCGTCCTGGCTTGTATCAAGTGCAATACCCGCAAGGGAGGACGCACGCCGCAACAGGCCAACATGCTCCTGCTGAAGAAGGCGGTCCGGCCTCGCTGGACCCATCTGTTCAGCATGCCCAAACATCGGGCGAGCAGCTGGTCGAAGTTCATCAGCGACGCCTACTGGGATGTCGAACTGCAGGAGTAG
- the proB gene encoding glutamate 5-kinase codes for MQNLVRQELVSSARTFVVKIGTNVLADEHNGLDPARVAAIAEQVDALRSGGKRVVLVSSGSIGAGMQLLGLKERPRDLPHLQAAAATGQAHLIGIYDQAFRKHGYHAAQLLLTADDFRNRSRYLNVRNTLHTLFEYGCVPIINENDTVSVNEIAPEFPALPNPEESSVPIRQAASSPGTKFSDNDQLAAMVTNLLDAPLLIILSVIDGLYDGDPHQPDSKVISLVEQWDDGLFDCVGSSRSAGGTGGMKSKLNAIRNAVSVGENVILANGSDNNVLAKILHGEDVGTAFLARGKFMPAWKRWIGFTITPRGSYIVDNGAEQAIIKSGKSLLPIGIKEIRGSFEMGEVVSIRTPNGQEFARGLSNYNSDQARQLMGCRTDEILARSGHIPFLEAVHRDNLVLTL; via the coding sequence ATGCAGAATCTTGTCCGTCAGGAGCTGGTAAGTTCCGCTCGGACGTTCGTCGTCAAGATTGGGACGAATGTCCTGGCCGACGAACACAACGGCCTCGATCCGGCTAGGGTCGCCGCGATCGCCGAACAGGTCGATGCCCTCCGCTCCGGCGGCAAGCGAGTGGTTCTCGTCTCATCAGGCTCGATTGGAGCCGGCATGCAGTTGCTGGGGCTGAAAGAGCGTCCCCGCGACCTGCCGCATCTTCAGGCCGCAGCCGCGACCGGACAGGCCCATTTGATCGGGATTTATGATCAGGCCTTTCGGAAGCACGGGTACCACGCCGCCCAACTGCTGCTGACCGCCGACGACTTCCGAAACCGCTCCCGCTATCTGAACGTCCGCAACACACTGCATACACTCTTTGAGTATGGCTGCGTGCCGATCATCAACGAGAATGACACCGTGAGCGTGAATGAGATCGCTCCAGAGTTCCCTGCCCTGCCGAATCCGGAAGAGAGTTCCGTGCCGATCCGTCAGGCGGCGAGCTCGCCGGGAACAAAATTCAGCGACAACGATCAACTGGCGGCGATGGTAACGAACCTGCTCGACGCCCCGCTGCTGATTATCCTTTCGGTGATCGATGGACTTTACGACGGCGATCCCCACCAGCCGGACAGCAAGGTGATCTCGCTCGTCGAACAATGGGACGATGGGCTCTTCGACTGCGTCGGTTCCTCGCGCAGTGCCGGCGGAACGGGCGGGATGAAATCGAAGCTGAACGCGATCCGCAATGCCGTTTCCGTCGGGGAGAATGTGATTCTCGCCAACGGATCGGACAACAACGTCCTTGCGAAGATCCTGCACGGCGAAGACGTCGGCACGGCCTTCCTGGCTCGCGGCAAGTTCATGCCGGCCTGGAAACGGTGGATCGGTTTCACGATCACCCCGCGTGGCAGCTACATCGTTGATAACGGCGCCGAGCAGGCGATTATTAAATCGGGCAAGTCTCTGTTACCGATCGGCATCAAGGAGATTCGCGGCAGTTTTGAGATGGGGGAAGTCGTTTCGATCCGCACGCCCAACGGCCAGGAATTTGCCCGCGGCCTCAGCAACTACAACTCCGACCAGGCCCGCCAGCTGATGGGCTGCCGCACCGACGAAATCCTCGCCCGCTCGGGCCACATTCCGTTCCTCGAAGCGGTCCATCGCGATAATCTTGTCTTGACGCTGTAG
- a CDS encoding aldehyde dehydrogenase (NADP(+)): MSTAKIFVEGSWQPSAGTRTFQADDPRTGEAVGDTFPVSNWDDLDKALTAAAACDRTTRDWSGDRFAALLDAYAEELEARREEIVNLASQETALPVSPRLNDGEFPRTVNQLKTAAGESRDGSWSTPIIDADNNIRSMYRSIGPVFVIGPNNFPLAFNGISGGDFAAAVAAGNPVIAKAHPAHPGTSRLLAECLEKALGKTGFPAGFVQMIYEVAPEDGLKMIRDPRLAAVGFTGSQKAGVAIKEAADALGKPVYVEMSSINPVFVLPGYLEDSGDNLVNEFSTSCLMGSGQFCTNPGLVVLPPGEETPRWIEAVRGRFAEAACNPLLAAGVKSSLLNSIERLVNAGAQLLSGGKPADSEGFVVQNTLLQVDAATFLQNSETFQQEAFGNSSLLVTTTDAEQMAAIADALEGQLTGVVYTTEEPRDEALYRDLEPVLRRKVGRLLNNKMPTGVAVSPAMNHGGPFPATGHPGFTAVGLPASIRRFAMLECYDNVPEHRLPAALRTS, translated from the coding sequence ATGTCCACCGCAAAGATTTTTGTCGAGGGTTCATGGCAGCCTTCCGCTGGAACCCGAACGTTTCAGGCTGACGATCCTCGCACCGGCGAAGCTGTTGGTGACACGTTTCCGGTGAGCAACTGGGACGATCTAGATAAGGCTCTTACCGCTGCGGCCGCCTGCGATCGTACGACCCGTGACTGGAGCGGGGACCGATTCGCCGCCCTGCTCGATGCCTACGCGGAAGAACTTGAAGCTCGTCGCGAAGAGATCGTGAACCTGGCCAGCCAGGAAACTGCTCTGCCCGTTTCTCCCCGGCTCAACGATGGCGAGTTTCCCCGGACCGTTAATCAGTTGAAGACCGCGGCTGGTGAATCGCGAGACGGAAGCTGGTCCACGCCGATTATCGATGCTGACAACAACATTCGGTCGATGTACCGGTCGATCGGTCCCGTCTTCGTGATCGGCCCCAACAACTTTCCGCTCGCCTTCAACGGGATCTCAGGAGGGGACTTTGCGGCTGCGGTTGCCGCCGGCAATCCGGTGATCGCCAAAGCTCACCCTGCTCATCCGGGAACCTCGCGTCTTCTGGCAGAGTGTCTCGAGAAGGCACTGGGAAAGACGGGCTTTCCAGCGGGCTTCGTTCAGATGATCTATGAGGTCGCTCCCGAAGACGGGCTGAAAATGATTCGCGATCCTCGGCTCGCCGCCGTCGGGTTTACCGGTTCTCAGAAAGCGGGTGTCGCCATCAAAGAAGCGGCCGATGCTCTGGGCAAGCCGGTCTATGTGGAGATGTCGAGCATCAACCCGGTTTTTGTTCTGCCGGGCTATCTGGAAGATTCCGGCGACAACCTCGTCAACGAGTTCTCGACCAGCTGTTTGATGGGAAGCGGTCAGTTCTGCACCAATCCCGGCCTCGTGGTCCTGCCTCCCGGTGAGGAGACGCCGCGCTGGATCGAAGCGGTTCGTGGGCGTTTCGCCGAAGCAGCCTGTAATCCTTTGCTGGCCGCAGGTGTCAAATCGTCACTGCTCAACTCGATTGAGCGGCTAGTCAACGCGGGCGCCCAACTGCTCTCTGGGGGAAAGCCGGCCGATTCCGAGGGCTTCGTTGTTCAGAACACGTTGCTGCAGGTTGACGCCGCCACATTTCTGCAGAACTCCGAAACGTTCCAGCAGGAAGCGTTCGGGAACTCGAGCCTGCTGGTGACCACGACCGATGCGGAGCAGATGGCCGCCATTGCCGACGCGCTCGAAGGTCAGTTGACCGGAGTCGTTTATACGACCGAAGAACCGCGGGATGAGGCGCTCTATCGAGACCTGGAGCCCGTGTTGCGTCGGAAGGTCGGGCGGCTGCTTAACAACAAAATGCCCACCGGAGTCGCGGTTTCCCCGGCGATGAATCATGGGGGACCATTTCCGGCGACAGGGCATCCCGGTTTCACCGCGGTTGGACTTCCTGCGTCGATCCGCCGTTTCGCCATGTTAGAATGTTACGACAACGTCCCGGAACACCGGCTGCCTGCAGCTCTGAGAACTTCCTGA
- a CDS encoding serine/threonine-protein kinase — translation MARKTTQESSSAKTAKRISDSDLTTLKQLGRYQVQKKLGQGGMGTVYLALDPTLNRLVALKILPAEKAENKILVKRFKAEGQAAAQLTHDNIVRVYESGEADGLHYIAMEYVEGTDVQRLIKKRNRIPIRRSTEIITQVARALDHAAQASIVHRDIKPSNLLITQAGVVKLTDLGLARIVDDTEETSITRAGTTVGTVDYMSPEQARSSKAADIRSDLYSLGCTWYHMLTGSPPYPEGSVTNKLHAHAVAQIPDPRDLNESVPEAIVGVITRMMAKNPEDRYQSVAELLEDLEAVKTTKREIKAEDLAALAGADDVIEEDADDREDAESPVIPPRRGPAVREVESSDESDEAAPTKKRRRKADKASSSSSSGARNGSSKSTSSGVDSLPPREKRKLEDVEGQSASQLGVIAKYIGLACALIAVVSGAWYGVAAVSSSFSQSGADDKDNVDLTRTIEEVQAERASEAAESNGNGGEGSTTSPENAPRKLTATPAVAAAEEELSAEQIASLPKLQIVDSSVKEDDTHFHTISDALGKISDKDVVIELATTGTFVWEQPVSVENRNVIFRAADGTSGRIILNSAGAMTDGLIRAKNAHVMVHGLHFGLPAYDLPGASELRLFHLQSSDLRVRDSSFTIEESRAAPVILCSYVGQKKANQLEWKRSLVRGELWQPFLCLAEQLQVSIDDSLFLIGGAPLLDLRLPPGTSSGDAGANTADGQYAREVSMNDTIVVCQNTPLVMMNTRGRNNPPPTQFRLNRSHFVATSPAGQRPLVSIANWPENVLGGSTSGSLSRVNWISENSSFSGWASRLNATTNRTRAVFKIDNEESWQKFWGNSGLFGDWNNRPVRLEAGTSLAHHTGNDLKKLGVTAAVHPHEQTLERLARLSVPELPRKTWRAEAAAMESRPRPVADPFNDSVKRMTVNLSDPRVDLGKFLASETLPDPVVVEAVGFGNRSSSPIQIANRTIKIVFKSEAGKYPLTLRPEGTRDSGEAPWIRVQGGHLAIEDGIFRVDPEGNQPLPTAWLAAEGADVVLRKCYVTAPATADRRLQSLIQAGTAGAAGSDRSTLLLDRTFLSYGGDLIATNLRRYTPFVRNSVLASQNHLLAMSYSGSANETVPGYFELTSSTLSARDGALHFDVPASGDHKRPLVSGRVQECAFVPAANPGRSKAEAPSVLSASFDLKELPSRVWWWGDRNGFSPEINQQILGQPLAQSWSRYWGDGHVERPLFGPNGVMLIAGTIDAKELKPSSFSLFKDCQATKWGPGDTKIGADCDQLDVPEYDPEKPQTPPKGKPPANDRSRPPTI, via the coding sequence ATGGCGAGAAAAACCACCCAGGAATCGAGTTCCGCCAAAACGGCGAAGCGAATCAGCGATTCCGATCTGACGACGCTGAAACAGCTCGGCCGCTATCAGGTGCAGAAGAAGTTGGGTCAGGGGGGCATGGGCACAGTTTATCTGGCCCTCGATCCCACGCTCAATCGGCTTGTTGCGCTAAAGATTCTCCCCGCAGAAAAAGCGGAGAACAAGATCCTCGTGAAGCGGTTCAAAGCCGAAGGTCAGGCGGCCGCTCAGCTGACGCACGATAATATCGTCCGCGTCTACGAATCGGGAGAAGCCGATGGGCTGCATTACATCGCCATGGAGTACGTCGAAGGGACCGACGTTCAACGGCTGATCAAGAAGCGGAACCGGATACCGATCCGTCGGTCGACGGAGATCATCACCCAGGTAGCGCGGGCTCTGGATCACGCCGCACAGGCCTCGATCGTGCACCGCGATATCAAGCCCTCCAACCTGTTGATCACGCAGGCGGGCGTTGTGAAGTTGACCGATCTCGGTCTGGCTCGCATTGTCGATGACACCGAGGAAACTTCGATCACGCGGGCGGGGACCACGGTCGGAACGGTCGATTACATGTCGCCCGAACAGGCCCGAAGCAGTAAAGCGGCCGACATTCGCAGCGACCTGTATTCACTCGGCTGCACCTGGTATCACATGCTGACCGGCTCGCCGCCGTATCCGGAAGGCTCGGTCACCAACAAGCTCCACGCCCACGCTGTGGCTCAAATTCCCGATCCCCGCGATCTGAATGAATCGGTGCCCGAGGCGATTGTCGGCGTGATCACCCGCATGATGGCCAAGAATCCAGAAGACCGCTATCAGTCGGTCGCTGAGTTGCTGGAAGACCTGGAAGCGGTCAAAACGACCAAGCGAGAGATCAAAGCAGAAGACCTGGCGGCTCTTGCGGGAGCCGACGATGTTATCGAAGAAGATGCGGACGATCGTGAAGACGCCGAGAGCCCGGTGATTCCTCCGCGACGCGGGCCGGCCGTCCGTGAAGTGGAAAGCAGCGACGAATCGGACGAGGCGGCTCCGACAAAGAAACGCCGACGAAAAGCGGACAAAGCCAGTTCCAGCAGTTCTTCCGGGGCGCGGAACGGCTCATCGAAATCGACTTCCTCGGGCGTCGATTCCCTCCCTCCACGCGAGAAACGCAAACTGGAGGATGTCGAAGGGCAGTCGGCCAGTCAGCTTGGAGTGATCGCGAAGTACATCGGGCTGGCCTGTGCCTTGATTGCTGTGGTCAGCGGAGCCTGGTATGGCGTCGCCGCCGTCAGCAGTTCGTTCAGTCAGTCCGGGGCCGACGACAAAGACAATGTCGATCTGACCCGCACTATCGAAGAGGTGCAGGCCGAGCGTGCCAGTGAAGCCGCCGAGTCGAACGGGAACGGCGGTGAGGGAAGCACGACTTCCCCGGAGAATGCACCGCGGAAGTTAACGGCAACCCCAGCCGTCGCGGCCGCAGAGGAAGAGCTCAGCGCCGAACAGATCGCCAGCCTGCCGAAGCTGCAGATAGTCGATTCCTCGGTGAAGGAAGACGACACACATTTTCATACGATCAGCGATGCGCTCGGTAAGATCAGCGATAAAGATGTGGTGATCGAGTTGGCGACCACCGGCACCTTCGTCTGGGAGCAGCCGGTTTCGGTCGAGAATCGAAATGTGATCTTTCGCGCAGCCGACGGTACGTCGGGACGGATTATTCTCAATTCGGCGGGAGCGATGACCGATGGTCTGATCCGCGCGAAGAATGCCCACGTGATGGTCCACGGGCTGCATTTCGGCCTGCCGGCCTACGATCTTCCCGGAGCGAGTGAACTCCGGCTGTTTCATCTGCAGAGTTCGGATCTGAGGGTTCGGGATTCCTCATTTACAATCGAGGAGTCTCGAGCAGCCCCGGTCATTCTCTGCAGCTATGTCGGCCAGAAGAAAGCGAATCAACTCGAGTGGAAGCGTTCGCTCGTACGGGGCGAGCTCTGGCAGCCGTTCCTGTGTCTCGCCGAGCAGCTCCAGGTCTCGATTGACGACAGTCTGTTCCTGATCGGCGGTGCTCCCCTGCTCGATCTGCGTTTGCCGCCCGGGACCTCAAGTGGCGACGCGGGCGCTAATACGGCTGATGGTCAGTATGCCCGCGAAGTTTCGATGAACGACACAATTGTCGTCTGCCAGAATACACCCCTGGTGATGATGAATACCCGTGGTCGCAACAATCCTCCACCGACGCAGTTTCGACTGAATCGATCGCATTTCGTCGCCACTTCTCCGGCCGGTCAGCGGCCTCTGGTCTCGATCGCGAACTGGCCTGAGAATGTCCTTGGTGGCAGCACGAGCGGATCTCTGTCTCGCGTCAACTGGATCAGCGAGAACAGCTCTTTCTCAGGCTGGGCGAGCCGTCTGAATGCCACGACGAATCGCACCCGGGCGGTCTTCAAAATTGACAATGAAGAATCGTGGCAGAAGTTCTGGGGGAATTCCGGGCTGTTCGGAGACTGGAACAACCGTCCGGTTCGTCTGGAAGCCGGGACGAGTCTGGCTCATCATACCGGAAACGATTTGAAAAAACTCGGCGTCACTGCCGCTGTTCATCCGCACGAGCAGACGCTCGAACGACTGGCTCGGCTCTCCGTGCCAGAACTCCCCCGAAAAACCTGGCGTGCCGAAGCCGCGGCGATGGAGTCCCGGCCGCGGCCCGTCGCGGATCCGTTCAACGATTCCGTGAAACGGATGACGGTCAACCTCAGCGATCCGCGGGTCGATCTCGGCAAGTTCCTTGCCTCCGAGACGCTGCCCGACCCTGTCGTCGTCGAAGCCGTCGGGTTCGGAAATCGATCCAGTTCGCCCATCCAGATCGCCAATCGCACAATCAAGATTGTGTTCAAGTCTGAAGCTGGCAAGTATCCACTCACGTTGAGGCCGGAGGGCACGCGCGATTCCGGTGAGGCACCGTGGATTCGGGTACAGGGGGGCCATCTCGCCATCGAAGACGGAATTTTCCGCGTCGATCCCGAGGGCAATCAGCCTCTTCCTACTGCATGGCTGGCAGCCGAAGGAGCCGATGTCGTTCTTCGCAAGTGCTACGTGACGGCTCCAGCCACGGCCGATCGACGACTCCAATCATTGATTCAAGCCGGAACTGCCGGCGCAGCCGGGAGCGATCGCAGCACATTGTTGCTCGACCGAACATTCCTGAGTTACGGCGGAGACCTGATCGCGACGAACCTGCGACGGTACACGCCGTTTGTTCGTAACTCCGTGCTCGCCTCGCAGAATCACCTGCTGGCAATGAGTTACTCCGGCAGTGCGAACGAAACCGTGCCCGGATACTTCGAGCTGACCAGTTCAACGCTCTCTGCCCGCGACGGAGCCCTTCACTTCGATGTTCCGGCCAGCGGCGATCACAAACGACCGCTCGTTTCCGGGCGAGTCCAGGAATGCGCCTTTGTCCCGGCTGCGAATCCGGGGCGATCCAAGGCGGAGGCACCCTCAGTCCTCTCTGCGTCGTTCGATTTGAAAGAGCTGCCCAGCCGCGTCTGGTGGTGGGGAGATCGCAATGGATTCTCTCCTGAAATCAACCAGCAAATTCTCGGGCAGCCTCTTGCGCAAAGCTGGTCGCGTTACTGGGGTGACGGCCATGTCGAGCGTCCGCTGTTTGGTCCGAACGGTGTGATGCTGATTGCCGGCACGATCGACGCGAAAGAGCTGAAGCCGTCGTCCTTTTCTCTGTTCAAAGACTGTCAGGCCACGAAATGGGGGCCGGGCGATACGAAGATCGGTGCCGACTGCGACCAGCTCGATGTGCCGGAATATGATCCTGAGAAGCCGCAGACGCCGCCGAAGGGAAAACCACCGGCGAACGATCGCTCCCGTCCCCCGACGATCTGA
- a CDS encoding AAA family ATPase, whose translation MAEKRDFDDFLEKFHKHRQLMVEELHKVIIGQDDVIEQIMAAIFTGGHCLLVGVPGLAKTLVVSTIAKILDVEFKRVQFTPDLMPSDITGTMVLEESEGGRRDFRFVQGPVFTNILLADEINRTPPKTQAALLQAMQEHEVTAGQTTHDLPDPFFVIATQNPIEQEGTYPLPEAQLDRFMFNVKVDYPSVEEEEKILEATTGGERPEVRKILSAKSILYLQKQINTIEASPLTISYVTRIVRATRPGDGSAPKFVKELIDWGAGPRAGQYLIIGAKAMAAMNGRPAISPADIRKVAIPVLRHRISANFQAQAEGYTTDDLVKRLLEEIPEPNVPKYV comes from the coding sequence ATGGCTGAAAAACGCGACTTCGATGACTTTCTCGAGAAGTTTCACAAGCACCGTCAGCTGATGGTGGAAGAACTGCACAAGGTGATCATCGGCCAGGACGATGTCATCGAGCAGATCATGGCCGCCATCTTCACCGGCGGGCATTGTCTGCTGGTTGGCGTGCCGGGACTGGCCAAGACGCTGGTCGTGAGCACGATCGCCAAGATTCTCGACGTCGAGTTCAAGCGGGTGCAGTTCACGCCGGACCTGATGCCGTCCGACATTACCGGCACGATGGTACTGGAGGAATCGGAAGGGGGCCGCCGCGATTTCCGGTTCGTGCAGGGGCCGGTCTTCACGAACATTCTGCTGGCGGACGAAATCAACCGAACCCCGCCGAAAACGCAGGCCGCGCTGCTGCAGGCCATGCAGGAGCACGAAGTGACGGCTGGGCAGACAACGCACGATCTGCCCGATCCGTTCTTTGTGATCGCGACGCAGAACCCGATCGAACAGGAAGGGACGTATCCGCTGCCGGAAGCCCAGCTCGACCGTTTCATGTTCAACGTGAAGGTCGACTATCCGAGTGTCGAGGAAGAGGAGAAGATTCTCGAGGCGACCACTGGCGGAGAACGGCCCGAAGTCCGCAAGATCCTTTCGGCCAAGTCCATCCTGTATCTGCAGAAGCAGATCAACACGATCGAAGCGAGCCCGCTGACGATCAGCTACGTGACGCGAATCGTGCGGGCGACCCGTCCCGGTGACGGTTCGGCTCCCAAATTCGTGAAGGAACTGATCGACTGGGGAGCCGGTCCGCGAGCTGGTCAGTACCTCATCATCGGAGCCAAGGCGATGGCCGCGATGAACGGACGTCCCGCAATCAGCCCGGCTGATATCCGAAAAGTGGCCATTCCTGTGCTCCGCCACCGGATTTCGGCGAATTTTCAGGCCCAGGCGGAGGGTTATACCACCGACGACCTCGTGAAGCGGCTGCTGGAAGAGATCCCCGAGCCCAATGTTCCGAAGTACGTTTGA
- a CDS encoding S1C family serine protease, whose product MRIWMVCLVSAVIGGVVSATFVRLTEPTLMHAQEPPTLNGPGLPAPRTPTQPAPTIPVKPPGQSPDGLPPTLQWQGSSHNPGPENSFGSSFYDSDALTPEEQVSVRVYEDVNRSVVNITTRSVRVDNFFLQAVPEEGTGSGLVIDQAGHILTNFHVIEDVREVVVTLYDGETYDATYVGSDPVNDLAIIRIEAPAESLIPVRMGDSAKLKVGMNVYAIGNPFGLERTLTTGIISSLNRSLKIHRDRTIKSIIQIDAAVNPGNSGGPLLDSHGRMIGINTAIYSATGQSSGVGFAIPVNLAKRVIPQLIRHGRVIRPEIGISRVYETEDGLLVAQLVPGGPAELAGIRGPQTLRERRGPFVVERTDRTAADTITHVDDEKISTVDDFLGDIESRNPGDTITLTILRDGKSIQVPMRLGGEVPPKK is encoded by the coding sequence ATGAGAATCTGGATGGTTTGTCTGGTTTCCGCTGTGATTGGCGGCGTCGTTTCCGCAACGTTTGTGCGACTGACCGAACCGACGTTGATGCACGCGCAGGAACCGCCGACATTGAACGGCCCGGGCCTCCCTGCGCCCCGCACCCCAACGCAGCCGGCGCCTACGATTCCGGTGAAACCTCCCGGGCAGTCGCCCGACGGCTTGCCGCCGACCCTTCAATGGCAGGGAAGCTCGCACAATCCCGGGCCGGAAAACAGCTTCGGCTCCTCCTTCTACGATTCCGACGCCCTCACCCCTGAAGAGCAGGTGAGTGTCCGCGTTTATGAAGACGTCAACCGCAGCGTGGTCAACATCACGACCCGGAGCGTGCGCGTCGACAACTTCTTCCTGCAGGCCGTTCCCGAAGAAGGAACCGGCTCGGGTCTGGTCATTGATCAGGCCGGCCACATCCTCACGAACTTCCACGTGATCGAAGACGTCCGCGAAGTCGTCGTCACGCTCTATGACGGCGAAACGTATGACGCGACCTACGTCGGTTCCGATCCGGTCAACGACCTGGCGATCATCCGCATTGAAGCCCCTGCGGAATCGCTGATCCCCGTCCGCATGGGCGACTCGGCCAAACTCAAGGTTGGCATGAACGTCTACGCCATTGGCAACCCGTTCGGCCTCGAACGAACGCTAACGACCGGAATCATTTCGTCGCTCAATCGCTCTCTGAAAATCCATCGCGACCGGACCATCAAATCGATCATCCAGATCGACGCAGCCGTGAACCCGGGCAACTCGGGCGGCCCGCTGCTCGATTCTCACGGCCGCATGATCGGCATCAACACCGCGATTTACTCGGCCACCGGCCAGAGCTCGGGCGTTGGCTTCGCCATTCCGGTAAATCTGGCCAAACGGGTCATTCCTCAGCTGATTCGCCACGGCCGGGTTATCCGACCGGAGATCGGCATCTCCCGCGTCTATGAGACCGAAGACGGCCTGCTCGTCGCCCAACTCGTCCCCGGCGGTCCGGCCGAACTGGCCGGCATCCGTGGCCCACAAACCCTCCGCGAGCGCCGCGGTCCCTTCGTCGTCGAACGCACCGACCGCACAGCCGCCGACACGATTACCCATGTCGATGACGAAAAGATCTCAACCGTCGACGACTTCCTCGGCGACATCGAAAGCCGCAACCCGGGCGACACGATCACGCTGACAATCCTCCGCGACGGCAAATCGATTCAGGTTCCGATGCGGCTCGGCGGAGAAGTGCCTCCGAAGAAGTAA